The stretch of DNA ACCGCCGACATGATCCAGACTCATGGTTCCATCGAGCTCTTACCGCCTGTGTTTTTGCCTCTCCGAGGACTCTTGGTACACTTTTCGGATAAGCATGTAAGTCTATTACAATAACCTTCCCAATAGGACATAGATTTCTTCCGTCATATCGAGGGGTTATCTATGTCTGTGCGAATCGCATTGGGAGAGAGGACCAGGGCATTACGCGAGCAATCGGGACTGACCCAGCAGGAATTGGCCGAGGCCATAGGGGTGGAGAGCCCATCCTACATCTCCAAAATCGAAAGAGGGATGACATCGCCCTCCTACGAACTCTTGGTCCGCATTGCCAGGGTGCTGAAGGTGGAGATCAAGGATCTTTTCGACGCCGATTTCAAAAGGGAAGGAAAACCGATGGAGGCCTTGGATAAGTGGCTTTTGAAGTTCCGTTCTTTGCTGAAAGGGCGAAAAACCAAGGAAATCAAAATCGCCTACGATATCATCCGAAAGATCCTTTGCGCCAAGAACGATTAAAAATTTTAGTTTGTGGACGGGGGACTCGTCTGTTGCAACCGTGCACGCGCCAAGCGGACCGTATCGTGGAGTTTCTTTTCAAGTTCCTTCTTGGGTAATACCTTCGTCCAGTAACTGGCGACATGGATGCCGCTCTTGGCTAGTTCAAGCAACTCGACGTGCTGCTGACTTTTGCCTGCACACAAAATGATGCCTAATGGTTCTTGATCCTTGGAATCGCACTCGTAACGCTTTAGCCAGTTGAGGTAGAGTTCCATCTGCCCTTTATCAGCCGCCTCGAAATTACCGATTTTGAGTTCAATAGCCACCAACCGGTGCAGTTTACGGTGGTAGAAGAGCAAATCGAGATAATAGTCCTTATCGTCAATCTGCATTCGCTTCTGACGCGCAACAAAGCAAAAACCGACACCGAGTTCCAAGATAAACGATTCCATTTCGCGCAGGATGGCAGCCTCCAAATCCTTTTCGGCATAGGTGTCTTTGAGCCCAAGAAAATCGAGGAAGTAAGGATCACGGAAGATGAGATCGGGTGTCAGCTTGTCTTCATCACGTAACTTTTTGAGTTCCAGCGCCGCAAGCTTCGCCGGTTTTTTCGAGAGTGCTGTCCGCTCAAAAAGCATCCCGCCTATTTTCTTTGCCAGGGTGCGGGTGTTCCAATTCTC from Deltaproteobacteria bacterium encodes:
- a CDS encoding helix-turn-helix transcriptional regulator produces the protein MSVRIALGERTRALREQSGLTQQELAEAIGVESPSYISKIERGMTSPSYELLVRIARVLKVEIKDLFDADFKREGKPMEALDKWLLKFRSLLKGRKTKEIKIAYDIIRKILCAKND
- a CDS encoding DUF1016 domain-containing protein — translated: MSDKKRSRAVVVTSRLSTLFVEVRQIILRAREGVARAVDSGMTTLYWHVGRRVQQDILREKRAEYGEKIIATLGRQLEREFGRGFGEKNIRRMVQFAEVFPDERIVAALQRQLGWSHFKSLIPIREPLKRDFYAEMCRIENWNTRTLAKKIGGMLFERTALSKKPAKLAALELKKLRDEDKLTPDLIFRDPYFLDFLGLKDTYAEKDLEAAILREMESFILELGVGFCFVARQKRMQIDDKDYYLDLLFYHRKLHRLVAIELKIGNFEAADKGQMELYLNWLKRYECDSKDQEPLGIILCAGKSQQHVELLELAKSGIHVASYWTKVLPKKELEKKLHDTVRLARARLQQTSPPSTN